The Choristoneura fumiferana chromosome Z, NRCan_CFum_1, whole genome shotgun sequence DNA window TATACATAGGCAATCGgaaaaccaatcacaaacgaaTAGAAGgcaaataaatatgaaagtaaTCAGAAGTATTTCAATTACGTTTTGAGGTCGATTTATACGTGGAACGAACGATAATAATTACAAATCAAAGACATCAAAACATTAACGAAATAATTACTATTTtgccaaatttaaaataaacggTCCTATCTAATGAGATGAAATTTAACaatagaaagtaaaaaaaaacactaattaaTCGTAATCATAAATGAAACTAATCAATTTCATTAATCTCCgattaaattaacataaataatattatctacaCCAAAATAACTCCGGAGATATCTTAAAAATAGTTAACATTGCACTTGTCCTTAGGAGGAGTGTTAAGCTAAAGGGGTTAATATTAGACTAATACAAGAAAATATTTCATTACCCAGTTAGAAGACAATGACATAAACATACATTGGTCAATCTTGAAGTACTCATGTACAATAGCCTAAAGTGAGATTCCGCTCAAGTTGAGGTACCAGCAGCACACATTGATACGTTCGTACACATTCGACAATCACGCACACACCTACGATCTATTAAAATGCTTTATTTTGAGCTAGTGTCGGGATTGGTCTATCATTTGTCCCTTCCAATAGCAATTGCTTTAGTATTAGTCCCTCCCAATCCGCTTGTGTATTTGCTGGTGTTTGATGAGGTGCGCCTTCTGGCGAAACGCTTTGGCACACACGTCGCATCGGAAAGGCTTCTCTCCTGTGTGAGTTCGGAGGTGAACCTTTATATTAGATTTGTTCAAAAAGCCTCTATTACATATACCACAGCGATGAACGGGCTTTTCTTTTCCAAGAAGACCACTCAGCTCGGCTGCTGTAGCAGAAGAAAAAGCTAAGGAGCTCCCGTGCATATTTCCGCCGTTGTTGGATTGTTTCGCTTTTGCTCTGCTTCTTTTACTTTTGCTTGAGGTGGTAGAAGTCGTAGTATGAGCGTGAGGATAACCCAGTAGCCGATCTGGACTACATAGTCCGTCAGGCTTAAGTCCGAGCGCGTAATGAGGTGGGTATCGACCGTTAAGAAGACCACCTACGCCGTCTGTTGTTGATACAGCATTACCCGGGGGAGAAGAAGTCGATATTACATCCATCCCAAAACTAGTTGAACTAGGTGCTTCCTGTTTTACCGGTGGACCATTTTGCAGTCGGTTTTGTAGAAGTGGCATGTAGCCATGAGTAAGGAGAGTCTGCAGTGTTGATCCCGCTTGCCCAAGGTTTTTGTGAAGAAATTCTTGACTTTTGGAGAATTCTTGTCCCGGCTTACATGGAAAATCTAAGCCAGAATGGTGGGAATTTGGAAGTGAAGGTGGTGGCGAGCTTGGTAAAAACTCGGCTAGGTCTTGTGGTACTATTTTGTCACTATGCTGACTGCAGGCACCGGCAATCCACGCATCAATATCCATCCAACTATCTCTTGAATCATTTCGTTCAGGATCTTCTGGCTGTGATGGAACCGTGGTGTCAGCAATTGCGGACCCAATTATGGCCGCTATATCTTCAAT harbors:
- the ich gene encoding zinc finger protein ichor, which encodes MKCTGVAGGGGGDELLLGACWLDPKLDSSSPPPTCHELLDSLLAPPPLAELKPLPPFTGYTGHLSINGISGHHYHAIAQRLPEENNNYPTQSGYGADHDVVSSSTCAADNEPPDLEDVKPFPLDADTKPFPADNSASGAPDSCATSCSPSTKLFDDGHKQDMYDDISSIEDIAAIIGSAIADTTVPSQPEDPERNDSRDSWMDIDAWIAGACSQHSDKIVPQDLAEFLPSSPPPSLPNSHHSGLDFPCKPGQEFSKSQEFLHKNLGQAGSTLQTLLTHGYMPLLQNRLQNGPPVKQEAPSSTSFGMDVISTSSPPGNAVSTTDGVGGLLNGRYPPHYALGLKPDGLCSPDRLLGYPHAHTTTSTTSSKSKRSRAKAKQSNNGGNMHGSSLAFSSATAAELSGLLGKEKPVHRCGICNRGFLNKSNIKVHLRTHTGEKPFRCDVCAKAFRQKAHLIKHQQIHKRIGRD